The Pseudomonas parafulva genome window below encodes:
- the tssM gene encoding type VI secretion system membrane subunit TssM, whose amino-acid sequence MKAFFSFVIRWVIPVLGLIALSLIIWFLGPLLDVLAPPAPRWILIILLFAVWIAYRTWRIVQARRQAAKVLESLAAETAPDPTSLATAEELATLRQRMDEALVLLKKARLGGDERRNLYELPWYVIIGPPGSGKTTALINSGLHFPLAAQLGEGAIRGVGGTRNCDWWFTDQAVLLDTAGRYTTQDSHAQVDKAAWLGFLDLLKQQRSRRPIDGAFIAISLSDLLLGSDAERAAHAMAIRTRIQELYTQLGVRFPIYLMLTKLDLVPGFMEFFDNLSKEERAQVWGMTFALDEGQQGEGPVAQFEQEFGLLETRLNQRLVERLQQERDPARRDLVYGFIQQFAALRGNLKSFLDGVFKPNAFEERALLRGVYFTSGTQEGSPIDRLIGSMAQSMGLDRAHLARQTGTGRSYFIEKLFTAVAFAERGLVGSDPKVERRRKWIARGALALSVALVLVVGTLWTLSYRANQQYIAEVDSRLKPLGKSVQELSPAQREVIEVLPLLNAVRRLANDPPSWAEGLGLYQGDMLESESDSVYRKLLIAIFAPRLVTRIEEQLYAGGPSDYLYEGLKAYLMLADSEHYDADFIKAWISLDWERHLPRDLAPEQRQALEQHLSALFDKRPPNARLDQRLIDDTRRQLQQLPVAQRVYDRVKRQKLPNGVSDFRLSDAAGRDAALVFQRKSGKPLTDPLPGIFTVDGYRKAFLAASVAHAETLAEERWVLGRELSEASDAKRLADDVRQLYYQDYIRQWDALLADLDFVPITSAGQAADVLRVLSGPTSPLKKLLQAVAKETDLQQPTVLDQAQAKVEQAGVDQLRQRLGGLLGDTPIPGTEAQAREVDPVTAHFAELAELVASGEGQPSSLDGLLADLNALYVQVSAMVGASGDALLGEAKNQAQAASQRVSLGAARQPKLVQNLVGSVVGSTNAIVMGGVRNQLNAAWTSEVVNVYRQSLSGRYPLSAGSPRDATLEDFGQFFGVGGVMDNYFRKYLQPYVNTATSPWSWQPGAAQKLGIGGGVLNTFQRAATIRDAFFRTSGGLQPGVRFELKPVAMDASITQFLLDLDGQQVSYDHGPSRPVSLQWPNPNSIGVVRLSISPPAASGRSGMTLEGPWAWFRLLDQSDLSAGSSPERFNLRLRVDGASVSYELRASSAFNPFRSRVVSGFSLPEHL is encoded by the coding sequence GTGAAGGCGTTTTTCAGTTTCGTCATCCGCTGGGTGATCCCGGTGCTGGGGCTGATCGCCCTGAGCCTGATCATCTGGTTCCTGGGTCCGCTGCTGGATGTGCTGGCCCCGCCTGCGCCGCGCTGGATCCTGATCATCCTGCTGTTCGCGGTGTGGATCGCCTACCGCACCTGGCGCATCGTCCAAGCCCGCCGCCAGGCGGCCAAGGTGCTGGAAAGCCTGGCTGCCGAGACGGCGCCGGACCCTACCAGCCTGGCCACTGCCGAAGAACTGGCGACCCTGCGCCAGCGTATGGACGAAGCCCTGGTGCTGCTGAAGAAGGCGCGTCTGGGCGGCGACGAGCGGCGTAATCTCTATGAGCTGCCTTGGTACGTGATCATCGGCCCGCCCGGCTCGGGCAAGACCACTGCGCTGATCAATTCCGGCCTGCACTTCCCGCTGGCCGCGCAACTGGGCGAAGGCGCCATCCGCGGCGTTGGCGGCACGCGCAATTGCGACTGGTGGTTCACCGACCAGGCCGTGCTGCTCGACACCGCTGGCCGCTATACCACCCAGGACAGCCATGCCCAGGTCGACAAGGCCGCCTGGCTGGGCTTTCTCGACCTGCTCAAGCAGCAGCGCTCACGGCGTCCCATCGATGGCGCGTTCATCGCCATCAGCCTGTCGGATCTGCTGCTGGGCAGCGATGCAGAACGCGCCGCGCATGCCATGGCGATTCGCACGCGGATCCAGGAGCTGTATACCCAACTCGGCGTGCGCTTCCCCATCTACCTGATGCTCACCAAGCTCGACCTGGTGCCTGGGTTCATGGAGTTCTTCGACAACCTGAGCAAGGAAGAACGTGCTCAGGTGTGGGGCATGACCTTCGCGCTGGATGAGGGTCAGCAGGGCGAGGGGCCGGTGGCGCAGTTCGAGCAAGAGTTCGGCCTGCTGGAGACGCGTCTGAACCAGCGGTTGGTCGAACGCCTCCAGCAGGAACGCGACCCGGCGCGGCGCGATCTGGTCTATGGCTTCATCCAGCAGTTCGCGGCGCTGCGTGGCAACCTCAAGAGCTTCCTCGACGGCGTGTTCAAACCCAATGCCTTCGAAGAGCGGGCGCTGCTGCGCGGGGTGTACTTCACCAGCGGCACCCAGGAAGGCAGCCCGATCGACCGCCTGATCGGCAGCATGGCGCAGAGCATGGGCCTGGACCGTGCGCACCTGGCGCGTCAGACCGGCACCGGGCGCAGCTACTTCATCGAGAAGCTGTTCACCGCCGTGGCCTTCGCCGAACGCGGGCTGGTGGGCAGCGATCCCAAGGTGGAGCGTCGACGCAAATGGATCGCACGCGGTGCCCTGGCCTTGAGCGTGGCTCTGGTGCTGGTGGTCGGCACCTTGTGGACCTTGAGCTACCGCGCCAACCAGCAGTACATCGCCGAAGTCGACAGCCGCCTCAAACCGCTGGGCAAGAGCGTTCAGGAACTGAGCCCGGCGCAGCGCGAAGTGATCGAGGTGCTGCCGTTGCTCAATGCCGTGCGCCGCCTGGCCAACGATCCGCCCAGTTGGGCCGAGGGCCTGGGGCTGTATCAGGGCGATATGCTCGAGAGCGAGTCCGATAGCGTCTACCGCAAGCTGCTGATCGCCATCTTCGCCCCGCGCCTGGTTACCCGCATCGAGGAGCAGTTGTATGCCGGTGGCCCGTCGGATTACCTCTACGAAGGCCTCAAGGCCTATCTCATGCTCGCCGACAGCGAGCATTACGACGCCGACTTCATCAAGGCCTGGATCAGCCTGGATTGGGAGCGTCATCTGCCGCGCGATCTGGCCCCGGAACAACGTCAGGCACTGGAGCAGCACCTCTCGGCGCTGTTCGACAAGCGCCCGCCCAATGCGCGACTGGATCAGCGCCTGATCGACGACACCCGCCGTCAGTTGCAGCAATTGCCGGTGGCGCAACGGGTGTATGACCGGGTCAAGCGTCAGAAACTGCCGAACGGTGTCAGCGATTTTCGCCTCAGCGACGCGGCCGGTCGCGATGCGGCGCTGGTGTTCCAGCGCAAGAGCGGCAAGCCGTTGACCGATCCGCTGCCGGGCATCTTCACCGTCGACGGTTATCGCAAAGCGTTTCTCGCCGCCAGCGTCGCCCACGCCGAAACCCTGGCCGAGGAGCGCTGGGTGCTGGGTCGCGAGCTGAGCGAGGCCAGCGATGCCAAGCGCCTGGCCGACGACGTGCGCCAGCTCTATTACCAGGACTACATCCGCCAGTGGGATGCGCTGCTGGCCGATCTCGATTTCGTGCCCATCACCAGCGCCGGGCAGGCTGCCGACGTGCTGCGCGTATTGTCCGGGCCGACCTCGCCGCTGAAGAAGCTGCTGCAGGCGGTGGCCAAGGAAACCGACCTGCAACAGCCGACCGTGCTCGACCAGGCCCAGGCCAAGGTGGAGCAGGCCGGGGTTGATCAGTTGCGTCAGCGCCTCGGTGGCCTGCTGGGCGACACGCCGATTCCGGGCACCGAGGCGCAGGCGCGCGAGGTGGACCCGGTCACGGCCCACTTCGCTGAACTGGCCGAACTGGTCGCCAGCGGCGAGGGCCAGCCGAGTTCGCTCGACGGCTTGCTGGCCGACCTCAACGCGCTGTACGTGCAAGTCAGCGCCATGGTCGGCGCCAGTGGCGATGCCTTGCTGGGCGAGGCCAAGAACCAGGCGCAGGCGGCTTCGCAGCGCGTGTCGCTGGGCGCGGCGCGCCAGCCCAAGCTGGTGCAGAACCTGGTCGGTTCGGTGGTCGGCTCGACCAACGCCATCGTCATGGGCGGGGTGCGCAATCAGCTCAACGCCGCCTGGACCAGCGAGGTGGTCAATGTCTACCGTCAGTCGCTCAGCGGGCGCTATCCCCTGAGCGCCGGCAGCCCACGCGATGCCACCCTGGAAGACTTCGGCCAGTTCTTCGGTGTGGGCGGGGTGATGGACAACTACTTCCGCAAGTACCTGCAACCCTACGTCAACACGGCCACGTCGCCCTGGAGCTGGCAGCCGGGCGCCGCGCAGAAACTGGGCATCGGTGGCGGCGTGCTGAACACCTTCCAGCGCGCCGCGACCATTCGCGATGCCTTCTTCCGCACCAGCGGCGGCCTGCAACCGGGGGTGCGTTTCGAGCTCAAGCCGGTGGCGATGGACGCCTCGATCACTCAGTTCCTGCTCGACCTCGACGGTCAGCAGGTCAGCTACGACCACGGTCCGAGTCGCCCGGTGTCGCTGCAGTGGCCGAACCCCAACAGTATCGGCGTGGTGCGCCTGTCGATCTCGCCCCCGGCGGCCAGCGGTCGCTCGGGGATGACACTGGAGGGGCCGTGGGCGTGGTTCCGCTTGCTCGATCAGTCCGATCTCAGTGCCGGCAGTTCGCCGGAGCGCTTCAACCTACGCCTGCGCGTCGATGGCGCCAGCGTGTCCTACGAGCTGCGTGCCAGCAGCGCGTTCAATCCGTTCCGCAGCCGAGTGGTCAGCGGTTTCAGCCTGCCGGAGCATTTGTGA
- the tagF gene encoding type VI secretion system-associated protein TagF has protein sequence MNDVGFYGKMACRGDFVSRDLPQTFIQPWDQWLAAGIQASQRQLGEQWLQAYLVSPLWRFALAPGVCGPQAVTGVVMPSIDRVGRYFPLTVAQVLGPQTSLAAIVAGSDAWFEAVEAALLDTLEEGAPFDAFERAVQPYGADSTGIQGAASVPSVGGLQRLVATTPEGRAHALAECACEGMSLWWGRGSERIAPGLMRYPGLPRSEHFAAFLLGDEGGGV, from the coding sequence GTGAACGACGTGGGTTTCTACGGGAAAATGGCCTGTCGCGGCGATTTCGTCAGCCGCGACCTGCCGCAGACCTTCATCCAGCCCTGGGATCAGTGGCTGGCCGCTGGCATTCAAGCCAGTCAGCGGCAGTTGGGCGAACAGTGGCTACAGGCCTACCTGGTCAGCCCATTGTGGCGCTTTGCCTTGGCGCCCGGCGTGTGCGGGCCTCAGGCGGTGACTGGCGTCGTGATGCCCAGCATCGACCGGGTCGGGCGCTACTTCCCGCTGACCGTCGCTCAGGTGCTTGGGCCGCAGACGTCGCTGGCGGCGATCGTGGCCGGCAGCGATGCCTGGTTCGAGGCGGTCGAGGCGGCATTGTTGGACACGCTGGAGGAGGGGGCGCCGTTCGACGCGTTCGAGCGCGCCGTGCAGCCTTATGGCGCCGACAGCACGGGCATTCAGGGCGCGGCATCCGTACCCAGCGTCGGTGGCCTGCAACGCTTGGTCGCGACCACCCCCGAGGGCCGCGCACACGCGCTGGCCGAGTGCGCCTGCGAAGGCATGAGCCTGTGGTGGGGGCGCGGCTCGGAGCGCATCGCGCCGGGCCTGATGCGTTACCCGGGTCTGCCGCGCAGCGAGCACTTCGCCGCATTCCTGTTGGGCGACGAGGGAGGCGGGGTATGA
- a CDS encoding PP2C family protein-serine/threonine phosphatase, producing the protein MTTLHYSAASYSHVGMVRKINEDACLDLAADGLWAVADGMGGHAAGDYVASLTVDSLRQLPLPAPLEARAQAVRDTLVRVNRAVREETHRRGVSMMGSTVVVLAVRGDQGVALWAGDSRLYRLRDGRIERLSHDHSYVQELQDSGLLSEAEARVHPRGNIVTRAIGVEDQLQLQSLSVQVRPGDTYLLCSDGLTKTAEDLEIGEVLHHADPYQVVRGLVHLGLTRGAPDNITAVVVKAN; encoded by the coding sequence ATGACGACCCTGCATTACAGTGCCGCCAGCTACAGCCACGTGGGCATGGTGCGCAAGATCAACGAGGACGCCTGCCTGGACCTGGCGGCCGATGGCCTGTGGGCTGTGGCCGATGGCATGGGCGGTCATGCGGCGGGCGATTACGTGGCCAGTCTGACTGTCGACAGCCTGCGTCAGTTGCCGTTGCCGGCGCCGCTCGAGGCGCGCGCCCAAGCCGTGCGCGACACCCTGGTGCGGGTCAACCGCGCGGTCCGTGAGGAAACCCATCGTCGGGGCGTGTCGATGATGGGCAGCACGGTGGTGGTACTGGCCGTGCGCGGCGACCAGGGCGTCGCGCTGTGGGCCGGCGACAGCCGTCTGTACCGCCTGCGCGACGGACGCATCGAGCGCCTCAGCCATGACCACAGTTATGTCCAGGAACTGCAGGACAGTGGCCTGCTCAGCGAGGCCGAGGCGCGCGTGCACCCACGCGGCAACATCGTCACCCGCGCCATCGGCGTGGAGGATCAGCTCCAATTGCAGAGTCTCTCGGTGCAAGTCCGTCCCGGCGATACCTACCTGCTGTGCAGCGACGGCCTGACCAAGACCGCCGAAGACCTCGAAATCGGCGAGGTGCTGCACCACGCCGACCCCTATCAGGTGGTGCGCGGGCTGGTCCATCTCGGCCTGACCCGTGGCGCTCCCGACAACATCACAGCCGTGGTGGTGAAGGCCAATTGA